In Thalassotalea fonticola, a single genomic region encodes these proteins:
- the rluF gene encoding 23S rRNA pseudouridine(2604) synthase RluF — protein sequence MSTENGKRLNKFISESGYCSRRGADKLIEQSLVTINGKQPELGTKVMPGDEVKVEGKLISAAPENKSDRIYIAYNKPIGIICTTELDVRGNIIDAIGHKERIFPIGRLDKPSEGLIFLTSDGDIVNKILRAENAHDKEYVVTVDQPISERFLERMARGVPILGTITKPCKVSMVGKFVFKIVLTQGLNRQIRRMCEYLGYEVTKLSRSRIMSISIGNLKPGQWRDLNAQEMQEINDAVAGSTKTAPDNHRKVNPNEKVNPWAQVEAELNTKGPSKN from the coding sequence TTGTCTACTGAAAACGGTAAACGTCTAAATAAATTTATCAGTGAATCCGGTTACTGTTCACGTCGCGGCGCTGATAAATTAATTGAACAAAGCTTAGTTACCATTAATGGCAAACAGCCAGAGCTTGGCACTAAAGTAATGCCTGGCGACGAAGTGAAAGTTGAAGGTAAGCTAATTTCTGCTGCACCAGAAAATAAATCTGATCGTATTTATATCGCTTATAACAAACCCATTGGCATTATATGTACTACCGAGCTAGATGTTAGAGGCAATATTATCGATGCCATAGGTCACAAAGAACGTATTTTTCCTATTGGCAGATTAGATAAACCATCAGAAGGATTAATATTTTTAACCAGTGATGGTGATATTGTTAATAAAATTCTGCGGGCAGAAAATGCCCATGATAAAGAATATGTGGTAACTGTCGATCAACCAATTAGCGAACGATTTCTAGAGCGTATGGCACGTGGTGTACCAATTTTAGGAACGATCACTAAGCCCTGTAAAGTAAGCATGGTTGGCAAGTTTGTGTTTAAAATTGTGTTAACGCAAGGTTTAAACCGACAAATTAGACGTATGTGTGAATACCTTGGCTATGAAGTAACTAAGTTATCCAGATCTCGAATTATGTCGATATCAATCGGTAATTTAAAACCAGGACAGTGGCGAGATTTAAATGCTCAAGAAATGCAAGAAATCAACGATGCTGTTGCCGGGTCGACAAAAACGGCACCAGATAATCATCGTAAAGTTAATCCTAATGAAAAGGTGAATCCTTGGGCACAAGTAGAAGCAGAGCTTAATACTAAAGGTCCGAGTAAAAACTAA
- a CDS encoding sensor histidine kinase translates to MIKFSTLSARLTLWYSLAYALLIGGIFAIFFVAFNSILSARLDEDLVEDIEEFQQILQVEGLAGLKSEIAREAMEEGASDSEFIRMLDYQGNNLFSTNLSKWPSLKTDPKLLEQAKAADKPVLYIYEDDDIDEDIRALYGVINQDYIVHIGESLEANEELNELFLVLIVALFFIGMPMALFVGFLMSKKAVSGINKISRIANDIDVHELDKRVSGEMWGDEIQQLANTFNTMLDRISDLVQEMKALTDNVAHDLRSPLARIRVIAETSLSQLSTIEEHKDASADIIEECDRLIHMINATLDLAEMEAGAATINMTAVNFSKLINDACDLFQPLAEEKLITIKMNIIESCYVTGDEEKLQRMLANLLDNAIKYTDKNGQINVELSNGGSHINLLVKDSGIGIPEEEQGKIFERFYRCDQSRLQRGCGLGLSFARAVVKTHGGKIEVESIRGQGSCFRVLLQANPI, encoded by the coding sequence ATGATTAAGTTTTCGACCCTGTCAGCGCGATTAACTCTATGGTATAGCTTAGCGTATGCTCTACTCATTGGCGGGATCTTTGCGATATTTTTTGTTGCATTTAATTCAATTTTAAGTGCGCGCTTAGATGAGGACTTGGTTGAAGATATTGAAGAGTTCCAGCAAATTCTCCAAGTTGAAGGTTTAGCTGGCTTAAAAAGTGAAATAGCCAGAGAAGCGATGGAAGAAGGCGCGTCAGATTCTGAATTTATTCGCATGTTAGATTATCAAGGCAATAATTTATTTAGTACAAATTTGAGTAAATGGCCGTCTTTAAAAACTGATCCCAAGCTATTAGAGCAAGCAAAAGCTGCAGATAAGCCAGTGCTTTATATTTATGAAGATGATGACATTGATGAAGATATCCGCGCCTTGTATGGTGTGATAAACCAAGACTATATAGTGCATATTGGCGAATCGTTAGAAGCGAACGAAGAGCTTAATGAATTATTTTTGGTGCTAATTGTTGCATTGTTTTTTATTGGCATGCCAATGGCGTTGTTTGTTGGCTTTTTAATGTCAAAAAAAGCGGTGTCAGGAATTAATAAAATAAGCCGTATTGCCAACGATATTGATGTACATGAACTTGATAAAAGAGTATCTGGTGAAATGTGGGGCGATGAAATACAACAGTTGGCCAATACCTTTAATACCATGCTCGATAGAATCAGTGATCTGGTACAAGAAATGAAAGCTCTAACCGACAATGTTGCTCATGATTTACGTAGTCCTTTGGCCAGAATACGAGTGATTGCTGAAACATCACTGTCGCAACTTAGTACCATTGAGGAGCATAAAGATGCCTCAGCCGATATCATCGAAGAGTGTGACCGTTTAATTCACATGATTAATGCCACACTGGATTTAGCTGAAATGGAAGCTGGGGCTGCCACAATCAACATGACAGCGGTAAATTTTAGTAAGCTTATCAATGATGCTTGTGATTTATTCCAACCGCTAGCCGAAGAAAAATTGATCACCATAAAGATGAATATAATCGAAAGTTGTTATGTGACGGGTGATGAAGAAAAGCTGCAAAGAATGCTCGCTAATTTATTGGACAATGCGATTAAATATACAGACAAAAATGGTCAAATAAATGTAGAACTGAGCAATGGTGGCAGCCATATAAACCTTTTAGTGAAAGACAGTGGTATTGGAATTCCTGAAGAGGAACAAGGTAAAATATTTGAACGATTTTACCGTTGCGATCAATCTCGATTACAAAGAGGTTGTGGACTGGGCTTAAGTTTTGCCAGGGCGGTGGTAAAAACTCATGGTGGTAAAATTGAAGTGGAAAGCATTCGAGGGCAAGGTAGTTGTTTTAGGGTTCTATTGCAAGCGAACCCAATTTAA
- a CDS encoding DUF5916 domain-containing protein, with protein MKAFSKILLSLLFTLIICGQVYAENIEVDGELEESIWQNATVIEGFKITHPLSLATPPNQTQVLVASDEMGIYIGFINYQQDNESIVSNSLNDADINTDYNEVIIDFDAQGIRAYGFKVSRTGAIQDSIWSDENRESTDWNGEWQHGVEIEDDEGFWSTEIFIPWSIAAMVSTDKSSRIVNLYFSRFHQGKNMRFSFPAIERTQKTFVGNFQSQQLVFKESSKLDFFPYVAYNRDLEHHKDDERFGADLFWKISSSQQLNFTLNPDFGQVESDELVVNFSEVETFFSEKRPFFRENHDVFDMQGPENLILVHTPRIGGEADDEDITSTDIDGAGRYTYIGKRFDIGLFSAFEEDTNFADGREYFAARIQYKKDDFRLGLLQTHTERPVFDRQSDVTAFDFQWEVIDELQLSGQFISTNIEQNLIEETSLTDYDDDGWWLGIEWEPSEQTSHELAIIDYGRFLDLSDFGFVERVNRQKLQYEGSYEWTQLSNNLRDIEWEWLYQYNENEQDDDLPSEVETELIVNFNESDAIELELEYREEGIHDTITRGNNPVLAPEFYKAGIKYISEQNNFFTYEISYATGEDYLAGDFYEIEFIPIFQINDNADLSFEFEWIDNDSWLIWDEENVLEEFKREELSIALNINAVFSERHELRLKIESVALEAVAINEYEAEFDGALTLGDEPPDSFSLSEFAAQVRYRYEISALSELYIVYSRAGEFEQERIGFQGFELMNKSINRVDDENFLVKIKLHL; from the coding sequence ATGAAAGCCTTCTCCAAGATACTTTTAAGTTTACTCTTTACGCTAATTATTTGCGGACAAGTTTATGCAGAAAATATTGAAGTAGATGGTGAGTTGGAAGAGTCTATTTGGCAGAATGCTACTGTAATTGAAGGCTTTAAAATAACCCATCCGTTATCTTTAGCCACACCTCCTAATCAAACCCAAGTGCTAGTAGCTTCTGATGAAATGGGAATTTACATTGGTTTTATTAATTATCAGCAAGACAACGAAAGCATAGTTTCAAACTCATTAAATGATGCTGATATTAACACCGATTATAACGAAGTGATCATTGATTTTGACGCCCAGGGCATCAGAGCCTATGGTTTTAAGGTGAGTCGAACCGGCGCAATTCAAGACTCTATTTGGAGTGATGAGAATCGTGAATCAACTGACTGGAACGGTGAGTGGCAACACGGTGTTGAAATTGAAGATGATGAAGGGTTTTGGTCTACTGAAATATTCATCCCCTGGTCAATTGCTGCCATGGTATCCACCGATAAGAGCAGCAGAATTGTTAATTTATATTTTTCTCGTTTTCATCAGGGGAAAAATATGCGCTTTTCATTCCCTGCGATTGAGCGCACGCAGAAAACCTTTGTTGGCAATTTTCAGTCGCAACAATTAGTGTTCAAAGAATCTTCAAAATTAGACTTTTTCCCATATGTCGCCTACAACCGAGACTTAGAACATCATAAAGACGACGAACGTTTTGGCGCTGACTTATTTTGGAAAATATCTTCATCACAACAATTAAACTTCACTTTGAATCCAGATTTTGGCCAAGTAGAATCAGATGAACTTGTGGTTAATTTCAGTGAAGTGGAAACGTTTTTCAGTGAAAAGCGGCCTTTCTTTCGAGAAAACCATGATGTATTCGATATGCAGGGCCCCGAAAACTTAATTCTGGTTCATACTCCCCGCATTGGCGGTGAAGCTGATGACGAGGACATAACGTCAACGGATATCGACGGTGCAGGTCGATATACTTATATAGGTAAAAGGTTCGATATTGGCCTGTTTTCAGCATTTGAAGAAGATACTAACTTTGCCGATGGCCGAGAATATTTTGCCGCTCGAATTCAGTATAAAAAAGATGATTTTCGCCTTGGCTTACTGCAAACCCACACTGAACGTCCAGTATTCGATCGACAATCTGATGTCACGGCGTTTGATTTTCAGTGGGAAGTAATAGATGAACTCCAACTTTCAGGCCAATTTATTAGCACCAACATTGAACAAAACCTGATTGAGGAGACTAGCCTCACTGATTATGATGACGATGGCTGGTGGCTGGGTATTGAATGGGAACCAAGCGAGCAGACCAGCCATGAACTTGCAATTATTGACTATGGCCGCTTTTTAGATCTTTCTGACTTTGGTTTTGTCGAGCGAGTCAATCGCCAAAAGCTACAATATGAAGGAAGTTATGAGTGGACACAGCTAAGTAATAACCTTAGAGATATCGAGTGGGAATGGCTTTATCAATATAATGAAAACGAACAAGATGACGATTTACCGAGCGAAGTTGAAACTGAATTAATTGTAAACTTTAATGAATCTGATGCTATTGAACTAGAGCTGGAATATCGTGAAGAAGGCATTCATGACACCATTACTAGAGGTAATAATCCAGTATTAGCACCTGAATTTTATAAGGCCGGGATCAAATATATCTCCGAGCAAAATAATTTTTTCACCTATGAAATAAGTTATGCAACAGGTGAAGATTACCTTGCCGGAGATTTTTACGAAATCGAGTTTATTCCAATTTTTCAAATCAATGATAATGCCGATTTATCATTTGAATTTGAATGGATAGACAATGACAGCTGGCTTATATGGGATGAAGAAAACGTACTGGAAGAATTCAAGCGAGAAGAATTGTCTATTGCGTTAAATATCAATGCCGTATTTTCTGAGCGTCATGAATTAAGATTGAAAATTGAGTCCGTTGCTCTTGAGGCGGTAGCCATTAATGAGTATGAAGCTGAATTTGACGGGGCATTAACCTTGGGCGATGAGCCACCGGATAGTTTCAGTTTAAGTGAATTTGCCGCGCAAGTTCGCTATCGCTATGAAATTAGCGCATTGTCCGAACTGTACATTGTTTATTCTCGTGCGGGTGAATTTGAGCAGGAGCGTATCGGCTTTCAAGGATTCGAATTGATGAATAAAAGTATTAATAGAGTAGATGATGAGAATTTTTTAGTAAAAATTAAATTGCATTTATAA
- the trxA gene encoding thioredoxin TrxA: protein MSDKIVQLTDDSFDTDVINASAPVLVDFWAEWCGPCKMIAPILSEIAEEYDGKVTVAKLNIDQNAGTPPKYGIRGIPTLLLFKDGAIADTKVGALSKNQLKEFLDANL from the coding sequence ATGAGCGATAAAATTGTTCAGCTAACAGATGACAGCTTTGATACTGACGTAATTAATGCTTCGGCCCCAGTTCTAGTAGACTTTTGGGCTGAGTGGTGTGGTCCTTGTAAAATGATTGCTCCGATCCTTTCAGAAATAGCTGAAGAATATGATGGCAAAGTAACTGTTGCTAAATTAAACATAGATCAAAATGCTGGTACGCCACCAAAATATGGTATTCGCGGTATTCCAACATTATTATTATTTAAAGATGGTGCGATTGCCGATACTAAAGTTGGCGCACTTTCTAAAAATCAATTGAAAGAATTTTTAGACGCAAACTTATAA
- the rho gene encoding transcription termination factor Rho gives MNLIELKDKSIGELIKLAESMKLEHLARTRKQDVIFAILKSHAKSGEDIFGGGVLEILQDGFGFLRSADSSFLAGPDDIYVSPSQIRRFSLRTGDSVFGKIRPPKDGERYFALLKVNEVNFDKPENSRNKILFENLTPIHPNQRLTMERGNGSTEDITARVLDLASPIGKGQRGLIVAPPKAGKTLLLQNIAQSIAHNHPDCELMVLLIDERPEEVTEMQRLVKGEVIASTFDEPASRHVQVAEMVIEKAKRLTEHKKDVVILLDSITRLARAYNTVIPSSGKILTGGVDANALHRPKRFFGAARNIEEGGSLTIIATALVDTGSKMDEVIYEEFKGTGNMELHLSRKISEKRVFPAIHFNRSGTRREELLTKQDELQKMWILRKIVHEMGEIDAMEFMIDKLAMTKTNNEFFDSMKRK, from the coding sequence ATGAATCTAATCGAACTCAAAGATAAATCCATTGGCGAATTAATCAAACTCGCTGAATCGATGAAGCTAGAACATTTAGCCCGTACTCGCAAGCAAGACGTAATTTTCGCAATATTAAAATCCCACGCTAAGAGCGGTGAAGACATTTTTGGTGGCGGTGTTTTAGAAATTTTACAAGATGGTTTTGGCTTCTTACGATCGGCAGATTCATCTTTTTTAGCCGGTCCAGACGATATCTATGTATCGCCAAGCCAGATTCGACGATTCAGCCTACGTACAGGTGATTCGGTTTTTGGTAAAATTAGACCTCCAAAAGATGGCGAACGTTATTTTGCCTTATTAAAAGTTAATGAAGTTAACTTTGATAAACCTGAAAACTCTCGCAATAAAATCCTTTTCGAAAACCTTACTCCTATTCATCCAAATCAACGCTTAACCATGGAACGTGGTAACGGTAGTACTGAAGATATTACTGCCCGCGTATTAGATTTAGCTTCTCCAATAGGTAAAGGTCAACGTGGTCTTATTGTTGCTCCGCCAAAAGCAGGTAAAACATTATTGCTACAAAACATCGCGCAAAGTATTGCTCATAATCACCCTGACTGTGAGTTGATGGTATTACTTATCGATGAACGTCCAGAAGAAGTTACCGAGATGCAACGCTTGGTTAAAGGTGAAGTAATCGCTTCTACATTTGATGAGCCAGCCAGTCGTCATGTACAAGTGGCAGAAATGGTTATTGAAAAAGCAAAACGTTTAACTGAGCACAAAAAAGACGTGGTTATCTTACTTGACTCAATTACCCGTTTAGCTCGCGCTTACAACACGGTGATCCCTTCTTCAGGTAAAATACTAACTGGTGGTGTTGATGCGAACGCCCTACACCGTCCAAAAAGATTCTTTGGTGCGGCACGTAATATTGAAGAAGGCGGTAGTTTAACTATTATTGCTACAGCTCTAGTGGATACTGGTTCTAAAATGGACGAAGTTATTTACGAGGAGTTTAAAGGTACTGGTAATATGGAATTACACCTTTCACGCAAAATTTCTGAAAAACGTGTATTCCCAGCAATCCACTTTAACCGCTCCGGTACTCGCCGTGAAGAATTGCTTACTAAGCAAGACGAATTACAAAAAATGTGGATTTTGCGTAAAATCGTACACGAAATGGGTGAAATTGATGCCATGGAATTCATGATTGATAAGTTAGCAATGACCAAAACTAACAACGAATTCTTTGATTCAATGAAACGTAAGTAA
- a CDS encoding response regulator transcription factor, with the protein MKILLIEDDLTIANFVINGMKQAGFVVEHAEEGRKGWQLAQNNSYDLGIFDIMLPNLNGLEIIKRVRENKIEMPIIILSAKRSLDDKVRGLQDGADDYLTKPFSFSELLARVQALLRRSNHDTQSTSLTVGELTIDLLARTAHRQDKKIDLQPKELALLEYLMRNVNHVVSKIMIMERVWDYNFDPQTNIVEARISNLRNKIDKGFEQQLIHTVRGLGYVLKDHND; encoded by the coding sequence ATGAAAATACTTTTGATTGAAGACGACCTAACCATAGCAAACTTCGTTATTAATGGTATGAAGCAAGCTGGGTTTGTGGTTGAGCATGCAGAGGAAGGCCGCAAAGGCTGGCAATTGGCGCAAAATAACAGCTATGATTTAGGCATATTTGACATCATGTTACCCAACCTTAATGGCTTAGAAATAATTAAAAGGGTACGTGAAAATAAAATTGAAATGCCTATTATTATCCTAAGTGCAAAACGTTCATTAGATGACAAGGTGCGGGGGTTGCAAGATGGCGCTGATGATTACCTGACAAAACCGTTTTCTTTTTCCGAATTATTAGCAAGAGTTCAGGCACTTTTACGACGTTCAAATCATGATACCCAATCAACATCACTAACCGTTGGTGAACTCACTATCGATTTATTGGCCAGAACTGCTCACCGTCAAGACAAAAAAATTGATTTACAGCCAAAAGAGTTGGCGCTACTGGAGTATTTAATGCGCAATGTTAATCACGTAGTGTCAAAAATCATGATTATGGAGAGAGTTTGGGATTACAACTTTGATCCACAAACCAACATTGTTGAAGCACGTATAAGTAACTTACGAAATAAAATTGATAAAGGCTTTGAACAACAATTAATTCATACCGTGCGAGGCTTAGGATATGTTTTAAAGGATCATAATGATTAA
- a CDS encoding amidohydrolase family protein, whose amino-acid sequence MSKLTLTAIATITALTFSAGAQAEKIAIIGGTVHTMTEQGAIENATVLIEDGKISKVISQEVSTDASYRVIDAKGKVVTPGFIGAFTSLGLVEVSSWAGTNDASVAKSKLHAALDASLAVNPDSTLINISRIEGITSAATSVGNTDSIYKGRGAVITLGDDADPVMKKRAFMSIDLSNSGADVSGGSRAALWVDFRNALNEAIYAQSINFTPQTEWHGTLSKANVQALIPVVKGEMPLLVQIHRASDIRRIIKMTDNFKRLNVTLVGASEAWRVADEIAAAGMSVILNPESNLPYTFEQNGATLANAARLNDAGVNIAIGMNTHNIRLAPQHAGNAVANGLPWQAGLASLTTAPAKIYGIDKQVGSIKAGMQADVVIWSGDPLEVMHAPTNVIINGEEVPLESRQTKLRDRYLKIDNEKPQQYTRP is encoded by the coding sequence ATGAGCAAATTAACGTTAACCGCAATAGCAACAATCACGGCACTTACTTTCAGTGCGGGTGCACAAGCTGAAAAAATAGCTATTATTGGTGGCACTGTTCATACCATGACTGAGCAAGGCGCGATTGAAAATGCCACTGTACTAATTGAAGATGGCAAAATAAGTAAAGTGATCTCGCAAGAGGTGTCTACTGATGCCAGTTATCGTGTTATTGATGCAAAAGGCAAAGTGGTTACTCCAGGCTTTATTGGCGCATTTACCTCTCTAGGTTTAGTTGAAGTTTCTTCTTGGGCAGGCACCAACGATGCAAGCGTTGCTAAGTCCAAATTACATGCCGCTTTAGATGCTAGTCTAGCGGTTAACCCTGATAGCACATTAATAAATATTTCACGCATAGAAGGTATTACTAGTGCGGCGACTTCAGTGGGCAATACCGATTCAATCTACAAAGGTCGTGGCGCTGTAATTACTTTAGGCGATGATGCTGATCCGGTGATGAAAAAACGGGCGTTTATGTCTATCGATTTATCGAATAGTGGTGCAGATGTCAGTGGTGGCAGCAGAGCGGCTTTATGGGTAGATTTTCGTAATGCCTTAAACGAAGCAATTTATGCGCAAAGTATTAATTTTACTCCACAAACTGAATGGCATGGTACTTTAAGTAAAGCGAATGTTCAGGCTTTAATTCCAGTAGTTAAAGGGGAAATGCCACTATTAGTTCAAATCCACCGTGCCAGTGATATTCGTCGTATCATCAAAATGACGGATAATTTTAAGCGTTTAAATGTCACTTTAGTAGGTGCTAGCGAGGCTTGGCGAGTTGCTGATGAAATTGCTGCTGCCGGGATGTCGGTAATATTAAATCCTGAGTCTAATTTACCTTATACCTTTGAGCAAAACGGCGCTACCTTAGCGAACGCTGCACGTTTAAATGATGCCGGTGTAAATATCGCAATTGGGATGAATACTCATAACATTCGCCTTGCTCCTCAACATGCGGGTAATGCTGTAGCAAACGGTTTGCCTTGGCAAGCAGGCCTTGCTTCACTAACTACAGCCCCGGCAAAAATTTACGGTATCGACAAACAGGTGGGTAGTATAAAAGCAGGAATGCAAGCTGATGTTGTAATATGGTCTGGCGATCCGCTGGAAGTAATGCATGCACCAACAAATGTGATTATCAATGGTGAAGAAGTACCTCTTGAATCACGTCAAACTAAACTGCGTGATCGTTACCTAAAAATTGATAACGAAAAACCACAGCAGTATACCCGTCCTTAA
- a CDS encoding amidohydrolase produces MKTLNKVLLTGFSLVAAATLVGCGGDKAKTAQSPFVEINKDPFPSTYKALTSVPTLIKNVNVYDGLGNLIENTSVLLENGKIKAVGNKLPTPADDANVIDGKGKWLTPGIIDVHSHLGVYATPDTGSHADGNEMVKPVTAAVWAEHSLWPQDPGFRRALAGGVTAMQILPGSGNLIGGRGVTVKNLPNRVIQDMKFPDAPYGMKMACGENPKRVYGKKGGPMTRMGNVAGYRQAWADAQNYQRSWDKYKKDYDAGKDAKAPKRDLNLDTLAGVLRGDILVHMHCYRADDMGSMMDVMKEFNYQIASFQHAVEAYKIADKLAENNVCSAMWADWWGFKMEAYDGIRENIPMVANAKACAIVHSDSDQGIQRLNQEAAKALSDGQRAGINFSKADAWTWLTANPAKSLGIFDQTGSIEMGKNADIVIWSAEPFSTYSQAEMVFIDGGVAFDRNKPETWAVSDYELGQVAEGDRK; encoded by the coding sequence ATGAAAACACTAAATAAAGTCCTGTTAACAGGTTTTAGCTTAGTAGCGGCTGCTACCTTAGTTGGTTGTGGCGGTGATAAGGCGAAAACAGCTCAGTCTCCCTTTGTTGAAATAAACAAAGACCCATTCCCGAGTACTTATAAAGCATTAACAAGTGTGCCAACGCTGATTAAAAATGTGAATGTTTATGATGGACTTGGTAACTTAATTGAAAACACTTCTGTGCTATTGGAAAACGGTAAGATAAAAGCCGTTGGCAATAAATTACCAACGCCGGCCGATGATGCCAACGTTATTGATGGCAAAGGTAAATGGCTAACACCTGGAATTATTGACGTTCATAGTCATTTAGGGGTCTATGCTACTCCAGATACCGGCTCTCATGCTGATGGTAATGAGATGGTTAAACCAGTGACTGCAGCTGTTTGGGCTGAACATTCACTTTGGCCGCAAGACCCTGGCTTTCGCCGAGCATTAGCCGGCGGTGTCACTGCAATGCAAATTTTACCTGGTTCAGGTAATTTAATTGGTGGCCGCGGTGTTACCGTTAAAAACTTACCGAACCGTGTTATACAAGACATGAAATTTCCAGATGCACCATACGGTATGAAAATGGCGTGTGGTGAAAATCCAAAACGTGTTTATGGTAAGAAAGGTGGGCCAATGACCCGTATGGGTAATGTTGCTGGTTATCGTCAAGCTTGGGCTGATGCGCAAAACTACCAGCGCTCATGGGATAAATACAAGAAAGACTATGATGCAGGCAAAGATGCCAAAGCGCCAAAACGTGACTTGAATTTAGACACCTTGGCCGGTGTACTACGCGGTGATATATTAGTGCATATGCATTGTTATCGTGCTGATGATATGGGCTCCATGATGGATGTCATGAAAGAATTTAATTATCAAATTGCTTCTTTCCAACACGCCGTTGAAGCTTACAAAATTGCAGATAAATTAGCTGAAAACAATGTTTGTTCTGCTATGTGGGCCGATTGGTGGGGCTTTAAAATGGAAGCCTATGACGGCATTCGTGAAAACATACCTATGGTAGCTAACGCTAAAGCTTGTGCAATAGTGCATTCAGATAGTGACCAAGGTATCCAGCGGTTGAACCAAGAAGCCGCCAAAGCTTTATCTGATGGCCAACGTGCTGGTATCAATTTTAGCAAAGCCGATGCTTGGACTTGGTTAACAGCAAATCCGGCTAAATCATTAGGGATTTTTGATCAAACCGGCTCAATTGAAATGGGCAAAAATGCTGATATTGTAATATGGAGTGCTGAGCCTTTCTCAACTTACTCACAAGCTGAAATGGTCTTCATCGATGGTGGTGTCGCATTTGATCGCAACAAGCCAGAAACATGGGCGGTAAGTGATTATGAATTAGGACAAGTGGCTGAAGGAGATCGCAAATGA